Part of the Silurus meridionalis isolate SWU-2019-XX chromosome 29, ASM1480568v1, whole genome shotgun sequence genome, AGAAACCTGAGCTGTGAGATGTAGCGCAGACACTGAAGGAAACTCCTCACTTCACTCTCTTCATCTGTGTAGTGTCTCAGCACCACTGGTTTCTTCTGTGTTTGGAGTTTCAGCACTTCTAGGAGGAGGGAGATGTTTCTCTCTGAGATATTTATCGACCagacatcaggacctgactgaTAAACtggcaggaatgctggaagAACACTGCTGCCTGTTTCACTCTCATACTGCTTCACATGGAGTACAGATCCAGCAGAAAATCACTTTGTTTTTCTTGGAATCCATGAAACTCTACACCAAAAGGGAATGTGTTGTAGCTGCACACTGATGCCAGAAGCTCAGTGAAATTCTCTCCTTTATATGATTGACAGTCGACAGCTGCGATGCTCAGATTCAGCAAAAAACAGATGGATGCAGAGTCTGAATTCAacctaaatattaaaaaatattacatttattagcaagaatatgagagaaataaaacattcagaCACTGAAAATGTGCACGGAACAATTAAGTTAATAAAGACACACTGAGGGTCATCACATCGACTAAATTTACTAGTGCACATGCCACAAAATAGCAATAATTTCACTTTcaatacatttagattttttttctattttactcTCATTAGTCATCATAGTCACTACTTTCTAATTGTAATGGTAAAAACATTGTTAGTTCTCCCAATGCTGAccagtcaacacacacacacacacacacacacacacacacacacacacacacacacacacacacacacacacaaacaaacacacacacacacaccacaaatcaGACAACACTGTACTGACTAGAAATTAAAAAGTCACAGCTGAAATTTTAGCTtgagtttatatttttcttGACACCTGATGTTGCAAATGATCTACATAATGCAGTAAATGGGGTAACTGATGtaattatgttaatatttaaacaatatcaGACCTGAATTTTTAGTGTCCAGATATTTTAGATCAAGGTTAAAGATCCATTGGATAAAATACTAATATTTATTTGCCAGTCAAATGGAAGTGTCTTTAGCATACAGTAGTTTTGCATTAGACACTGTTAATTTGTCAAAAGTAAATGTAGACTATAGAGTTAAACTGTACGTTGCATTTGCGTTAAAActtcttaaaaacaaaataccTGAATAATGGCTAAACAAATTACACATGCGAACTGATCACAaacaataattttacatttgctgcatttataaaaaacccaaataatCCATTAAATTAGCAGCAGGTGTCCTTTCACTGCTACATGTTTCCATCAGTTGAGTTCACAGCCAATAACTCAAACCACAGGTGATACTTCACCTTAATCTACATAATGAGGTAACAAATAACTGatgacattatttttatatttgtacacGGGACAATCAGACCTGAACTGTGAGAGACTTGTTAGACCAGGGTTTAAGATCCATTAGGTAAAATGCTAATATTCATTTGCTGAAAGATTTTGCTGTTTAATTAAAAGGACTAAGATTATCATAAAAAGAgacttttaaatgtaaactctttaaatgtgtaatttgagcaaactattttaaatttcatattttataattataattatattaattacactGTATGACTACAATAAGGAGATGCTCCAAAttagaacattttaaaattagaGTAAAAACTGattagaaaaatataaacacattattcCTCTCAGCTTTCATTAATAATAAGGCACTTAGGGCACATTTTTGTTCTCTGCTTATTAACATGTTGAGAATAAATCaagaaacaataataaacaattgaTGAGGGTTAAAATGAGAAGATTTTATATTCAACAGTATTGAAAAGAAACCTGAGCTGTGAGATGTAGCGCAGACACTGAAGGAAACTCCTCACTTCACTCTCTTCATCTGTGTAGTGTCTCAGCACCACTGGTTTCTTCTGTGTTTGGAGTTTCAGCACTTCTAGGAGGAGGAGATGTTTCTCTCTGAGATATTTATCGACCagacatcaggacctgactgaTAAACtggcaggaatgctggaagAACACTGCTGCCTGTTTCACTCTCATACTGCTTCACATGGAAGTACAGATCCAGCAGAAAATCACTTTGTTTTTCTTGGAATCCATGAAACTCTACACCAAAAGGGAATGTGTTGTAGCTGCACACTGATGCCAGAAGCTCAGTGAAATTCTCTCCTTTATATGATTGACAGTCGACAGCTGCGATGCTCAGATTCAGCAAAAAACAGATGGATGCAGAGTCTGAATTCAacctaaatattaaaaaatattacatttattagcaagaatatgagagaaataaaacattcagaCACTGAAAATGTGCACGGAACAATTAAGTTAATAAAGACACACTGAGGGTCATCACATCGACTAAATTTACTAGTGCACATGCCACAAAATAGCAATAATTTCACTTTcaatacatttagattttttttctattttactcTCATTAGTCATCATAGTCACTACTTTCTAATTGTAATGGTAAAAACATTGTTAGTTCTCCCAATGCTGAccagtcaacacacacacacacacacaacacaaatcaGACAACACTGTACTGACTAGAAATTAAAAAGTCACAGCTGAAATTTTAgcttgtgattttatttttcttgactCCTGATGTCGAGAATAATGAtccactgtatataatgcaTTAACGGGTGTAACTGATAAAATTATCTAGAAACTTAGACGTGGGAAAATCAGACCTGGATTGTTAGTGTCTAAATAAATCAAGGTTTAAGATCTTTTACATAAAAAGCTATAATTCATTTGCTAGCTAAGTCAAAAGGAATCATCTTTAGCATACAGTAATAGAGTTGAACTTTAATTTGCATTTGCTTTGATAATACTTAAAAATGGCCAAAAAGTCTTTAACTTGGCCACATTAACCAGCTAATAACCAGTATTTTACCACCAACTTTTAGGTGGAATAGTAGACAGATAACAATGACAGTTCAGATCAGTTAAAGGGGTTGAATCTCAGGATATGCGGAACtgttgcctgtctgtctttcttccagtgTGGTAACAGTGAGATTTGTGACACATACGTTCAAAGTTTTCTAGACTAATAAAAGTCAATAACATTCTTTACTAAACTGTTCTTAAATAACAAAAGAATGCATTTTAGAATTTCTACctgattaaaaaattattacctGAATTCTGAGATTTTcagaattatttaaataaaactttccaACACTGAAACTGTAAATGGATCAATTAAGTTAATAAATACATGGTGAGGGTCATCACCTCGACCCATTTTACTACCGCAGATGccacaaaaacatttcactttcaatgcatttaaaatgtgtatgagTAATAAATAACCTGCTGTTTTAGTCTCATTGGACTTCATAGTCACAACATTCTCATTGTAACAGTAACCACCACAACTGTTAGTTCTCCCACTGCTGGTCAGTGAGTGGTGCAGTAACATCAGATCATatttcacacacagacaacacaaaTCACACAACACTTTCATTTCCACTCAATACAGTCACAGCTGATATTTTAGCTtgagtttatatttttcttgattCCTGATGTTGAAAATGATCTACATACCTGAATAATGGCTAAACAAATTACACATGCAAACTGTTTACAaacaataattttacatttgctgcatttataAAAAACCTTAAGTAATCCATTAAATTAGCAGCAGGTGTCCTTTCACTGCTACATGTTTACATCAGTTGAGTTCACAGCCAATAACTTAAACCACAGGAGAGACTTCACCTTAATCTACATAATGAGGTAACAAATAACTGATGacattattttgatatttttacaCGGGACAATCAGACCTGAACTGTGAGAGTCTTTTTAGACAAGGGTTTAAGATCCATTAGGTAAAATGCTAATATTCATTTGTTGAAAGATTTTGCTGTTTAATTAAAAGGACTAAGATTAACATAAAAAAGAgacttttaaatgtaaactctTTAAATGTCTAATTAGACCAAACCATTtaaaatttcatattttaaaattataattatattaattacactGTATGACTACAATAAGGAGATGCTCCAAAttagaacattttaaaattccAGTAAAAACTgattagaaaaatataaatacattattccTCTCAGCTTTCATTAATAATAAGGCACTTGGGGCACATTTTTGTTCTCtgcttattaatatattaagaaTAAATCaagaaacaataataaacaattaatgAGGGTTAAAATAAGAAGATTCAATATTCAACAGTATTCAAAACACACCTAAATTGTGAGATGTAGGGCAGACACTGAAGGATCCAGATGGATGCAGAGTCTGAATtaaacctaaaaataaaaaaatattacatgtattaGCAAGATtatgagagaaataaaacattcagaCACTGAAAATGTGCACAGATCAATTAAGTTAATAAAGACACACTGAGGGTCGTCACATCGACCCAATTTACTAGTGCACATGCCACAAAATAGCAATAATTTCACTTTCAATgcatttagatttaaaaaaaaataataaatacccTACTGTTTTACTCTCATTAGTCATCATATTCACTACCTTCTAATTGTAATGGTAAAAACATTGTTAGTTCTCCCAATGCTGACcagtcaacacacacaacacaaatcaGACAACACTGTACTGACTAGAAATTAAAAATCAGAGCTGAAATTTTAgcttgtaattttattttcttgatgTTGAAAATGATGATCTATATAATGCAGTAACTTGTGTAACTGATAAAATTATCTAAAAAATGTAGACCTGAAAAATAAGACCTGGATTGTTAGTGTCTATATAAATCAAGGTTTAAGATCTATTACATAAAAAAGCTTTAATTCATTTGCTAGCTAAGTCAAATGGATTTGTCTTAACATACAGTAATAGACTTAAACTTTAGGTTGCATTTGCTTTGATActtcttaaaaacaaaataattgaataatggCTAAACAAATTACACATGCAAACTGATCACAaacaataattttacatttgcagcatttataaTAATCTTCTAAAAATCCATTAAATTAGCAGCAGGTGTACTTTCACTGCTACATGTTTCCATCAGTTGAGTTCACAGCCAATAACTCAAACCAAAGGAGAGACTTCACCTTAATCTACATAATGAGGTAACAAATAACTGATGAcattattttgatatttgtaCATGGGACAATCAGACCTGGACTGTGAGAGTCTTGTTAGACCAGGGTTTAAGATCCATTAGGTAAAATGCGAATATTCATTTGCTAGCAGACTCAGATTTAAGTGCAATCAGCATGGTGTAGTTTTGTGTTTAGGAAATTGTTGttctaaaagaaaatataaatatttaacctgagtttatatttacttaattaattcttacaataaaaaaacctaaacatcaaaacttaaaataaacaaagtaaaaCTTTTCAGAAGCAAACTGATCAAAAACAGTGTCTGGTATTCATTAAATCAGCAGCAGATTCCTTTCACTGCTACATGTTTCCATCAGTTGAGTTTATAGCCTGTATTTCATGactttatattatgtttttatttaaagtattcTGTTTGTGTGATATAAATTACTGTTTTCATTAATGTCACTTTCTCCTTGACTcctggttttgtttttatgtttttttcataaAGAGTTACAGTTGCAGCATTTCTCAGATCTCCAGAGAAAAATACATCTGATGGTACTTGTGATCAGGAGGAGCAACAGCATTTTATAAAACTAGTTCATCGGTTTTATaggttcatttacatttctagtgtagtttatttgttttgctttaagAATTATTACCTGGGCATATTTTACGTCGTCTTTTTTTGATCATAAACCatactttatacatttttagaCTAATAAAACAGTCTATAATATTATTTCCTAAACTCTATTCTTAAATTGCCACACAGTATATTTCAGAATCTCTACCTGATTCACAAATAGAAACTTTACCCAAGTTCTGAGATTTCCAGATTTTCtctacaaaaacatgaacattgtGAAATTACACATACAAATTGAATAGATTCATTACCTGAGCTGTGAGATGTAGGGCAGACACTGAAGAAAACTCTTCACTTCACTCTCTTTATCTGTGCAATCTCTTAGCTCCACTGGTTTCTTCTGTGTTTGGAGTTTCAGCACTTCTAGGAATACAGAAACTTCTCTCTCTGACAGATTTATGGACCAGACATCAGGAACTGACTGGTAAACTGGTAGTAATGCTGGAAGAACACTGCTGCCTGTTTCACTCTCATACTGCTTCACATGGGAGTACAGATCCAGCAGGAAATCACTCTGTTCTTCATAATCATATGCTATTACTTTCTCCACTGTCTGCTGGATGTTGTGTGGTTGGTGTAAAGCTGCTTGCAGACACAAGTCCATTTTAAATTTTCTTAATCTCTTTTCTTGCCCTTTCTTTCCATGTTTAGACTCAAACCTGGagaaaagcaaatacaaattattacagtacacagtaaaccCAACATACACAACTAAACCTACACACATAGATTACCAAACAACCTCAGATTCAGATCTTTGTCTGACAGGAATGGAAATAAACAGattattaaatacagtaaaaccccgttgtacgagcataatttgttcttgaaaattgctcgtaggtccatttgcccATCCATTAGAATTGATTTAGCCCATGATGAATGATTTACATCATCATTGATTTTCTTGGGTgacattttttaagatttctcgtgaaataaaaatacaaaacaaaaaaaagttacgtttttgctgcactgaacaacaagagcgaccgagtgatacgtcatcaactaagcaactgatgcgaccctccgcggGGAACctgcagcgtgggtttgctcgcctacctgagtattgttgctcgTGAAACATGGTTTTGTTCTGGTTGCTACTTATGTCATAGACtgggttttactgtactgaaACCAGTTAATCTGTTATCAACATCTATCCCATGCTTAATGTCACAGTCACATTTCTCTCCTTCTGATTTCTgctgtgaacattaactgaagctatTGATCTGTATCTGTGTGATTTTACACTGTGCTGCTGTCACATGATTGAATTATGGGATAATTTCATAAATAAGCAGGTGTGCAGGTGCTGCTAGTTAAGTGGATGGTGAGTATAACGTGAGAGTATACACACTTTGTTCATATACACAACTAGACACACATTACTGGTCATATGATCATGTTCTTTACAACGTACACTGTGTACCAACACTTGAGAAATAATCAGATTCATGTACATTAATTAGGATTAAAATTTTGATTAGAAGAATCTAGTAAAcgaatacaaataattaattagaACTGATTCATGGAGAATTAGTCTTTGGTCTATTTCCAATTCAGATGATGCCTGAGGCTCTGCTACAGAACTCAAAACAGTATGTTTCAGTCGATCATTTCCGACATCagacac contains:
- the LOC124382212 gene encoding uncharacterized protein LOC124382212 isoform X1 translates to MPNKEEQCDFLLDLYFHVKQYESKTGSSVLPALQPVYQSVSVWSINLSERKVSLLLEVLKLQTQKKPVELRDSTDEESEVRSFLQCLPYIPELRFNVFKSKHGTEEQNKRFKKFTLDLCLQAALHQPQNIRETVEKVTAYDDEEQSDFLLELFSHVKQYESKTGSSVHPALLPVYQSVSYWSINLSERKVSLLLEVLKLQTQKTEVDLRDCTDEESEVINFLQCLPYISQLRFNQFESKHGKKGQEKRLRKFKMDLCLQAALHQPHNIQQTVEKVIAYDYEEQSDFLLDLYSHVKQYESETGSSVLPALLPVYQSVPDVWSINLSEREVSVFLEVLKLQTQKKPVELRDCTDKESEVKSFLQCLPYISQLRFNSDSASIWILQCLPYISQFRLNSDSASICFLLNLSIAAVDCQSYKGENFTELLASVCSYNTFPFGVEFHGFQEKQSDFLLDLYFHVKQYESETGSSVLPAFLPVYQSGPDVWSINISERNISSS
- the LOC124382212 gene encoding uncharacterized protein LOC124382212 isoform X2, with protein sequence MPNKEEQCDFLLDLYFHVKQYESKTGSSVLPALQPVYQSVSVWSINLSERKVSLLLEVLKLQTQKKPVELRDSTDEESEVRSFLQCLPYIPELRFNVFKSKHGTEEQNKRFKKFTLDLCLQAALHQPQNIRETVEKVTAYDDEEQSDFLLELFSHVKQYESKTGSSVHPALLPVYQSVSYWSINLSERKVSLLLEVLKLQTQKTEVDLRDCTDEESEVINFLQCLPYISQLRFESKHGKKGQEKRLRKFKMDLCLQAALHQPHNIQQTVEKVIAYDYEEQSDFLLDLYSHVKQYESETGSSVLPALLPVYQSVPDVWSINLSEREVSVFLEVLKLQTQKKPVELRDCTDKESEVKSFLQCLPYISQLRFNSDSASIWILQCLPYISQFRLNSDSASICFLLNLSIAAVDCQSYKGENFTELLASVCSYNTFPFGVEFHGFQEKQSDFLLDLYFHVKQYESETGSSVLPAFLPVYQSGPDVWSINISERNISSS